A window of Phragmites australis chromosome 2, lpPhrAust1.1, whole genome shotgun sequence genomic DNA:
AAATATTAGCTATTTGCTAGTCCCATGACGAGGGTATCATACCCATACTTCGTATGATTTGGTATAATCAATATAGAGAGGAATAGAACGCCCTAATTAAGAtcgtatttattttttcactGGGAATTGAGGAGTGTGTTACTCTATGAGTCTACAGAGATGTAAGTCCCTGTAATAGCAGTGAGTATATGGCTACGGATTTAGCAAGTTGTACGTTCTATTTTTGATGGGTTAAAGAGTAGTAAGTCCCTGCAAGGACAGCGAGTGAACATCTtgatttattattatttatctttattGATCATATATCGAGAAGAACGGGTTGTTCCCGTATCAATCTGTGAGGCAATATATCGCACCGCAGTATGAAACGAACGAACGCAGGATACAGATCCATTCATTCATATGTGCATAAGAAACAAACGACTGTATAAGCTGatcaaaagcatgcatgcacacagCACACCTGTGTACATGATCTCAAATGACATGTACAAACTACCAGCCAAATATATATAGACATAGTCGACCGCGTCATCCCCGGCCAGCACAAGGATCAGAAGTCCACGTCGCACCTCGTCCCCAGCGTTGTCATCGCCGTGGAGTTCGCGTCGCCCGCGGCGGGCACCGGCAGCCGCAGCACGCAGGTGATCTTGCTCTTGTCGTGCACGTTGAACACCCTCACCTTGAATCTAAGATCGGAGTAAACCTTCACCTTAACGTAGAAGAACCCGTCCGTCCTCTCCCTCCGGTACGTGCGCCGCACGTCGTCGTCGGTCATCACCGAGGAGCCGCTGAACGTTGTGGTGATCCTACCGTCGCTCTTGCTGTCCAGGTAGAACGGTTGGACGGCGTGGAACCCGAACCGGTCGTCGTCGTAGGACGCATGCGCCTCGGCGTAGTCGTAGTGGATCCCGAAGCGGTTGGGGTTCCGCAGACGGATGTTGACGGTGAGGTTGTACTGGAGGAGGTCCCCGCCGTTGATGCCGCTGCCGGCGCCGAGGTCGAAGCGGGAGAGCGCGGCGGAGTCGGCATAGGCCTTAGGGGTGTCCGGGCGGAAGATGAGCCACAGGACGAGGGAGGCCGTGCCGAGGGCGATGACGACTAGGGCAACGACCATGAAGAGGAAGCAGCGCGGCCCGCGCCGGCGGGGGGCGGCGGGTGGTGGGCCGTAGTACGCCGGCTGCGGAGGGATTGGCGGGCCGTAGTAAGCGGCGTTCAGCTGCGGCTGAGGCTGCTGTTGCGGCTGCTGCTTCTCGTAGGCCGCCATTTTGACCGTGATTAAGCGTGTGTGCTTGATTTGCTTGAAATGGTGATCGATTGTTGCACGGAGCGACGGATGAACAATCACGTAGCTGTCTAGTGATATTTATATACAGCGATCGAGATGAGGAAGACGATGGAATACAAGAGGAAACGGAAGATCCAGAACTCCGGAAGCGCGTCAAGTTTTCAGAGTTCTTGACGCGTTTGGTTTTTGGTAGGAGTCGTTGCTTTTGTTGACACGTTTGCGCGGCAACGTGAGCTCTGCCGCTTGCGTTTCCCGTGTTGAAAAATCGGAGCACGAAAGAGAGCCAGAACGGACATTTTCGTGGAAAGTTCGCATACTTCGATGGCTGTTCGCGGAGGTAAGGTAGAACGAAAAGTTGTCTGACTGGAGTGAATTCTTCTCCAGTGCTTTATTGTAGATCCCCGAATATAGTCCTGTTTCGATCTATCTTGTAGGGATTATTACACTATAAATAAAGGGTAGGATTCTTTATtataaacacagatgaataaaaaaaaagtatatttttcTCTATATTGTATCTCCTTTGCGATTATTCTTTCAAGGGATCGCTGTACTACACCTATTagcagcggtttctcaacaTGTTATTCGCAGTATCCAGTACTACCAGAGACTAAGCTAATGGAACAAATTTGCATGCAACCGATCTACATTGGACATCGTCGTCAAGTAAGCAAGTCATAATCTAGCCTATATACCTTACATGGCACAAATCGTTCGCAAGAATTGACATGTACTATCAATTCGATACGTATCCAAGCCACTACTGCTTTGCATCAAAATAGATATGAAATTGCAATACATGAACAACAGTCAATCGCATGAACAGTAGCATATACATGAACAATATCGTACAATCTCTTGAATTGCAAAGAACACAACAATAGCATCGTCGACGTGAACATGGCTGGTGTGGCCTGCAGCCACCACCTTAGTGCCGGTTGTGACACGGAGGCCGCACCTCTGCACAGATAAAAAAGGGAGGGGGTGCATGGCACCTCACCGGCATGAAGTCGATGAACACCCTCACCTCCAACCGGAAGCTGGCGACCCGTCCCTGTACACGATGGCACGATGACCACCGCCATacattgaaagaaaaagaaaaaaaagagaggattctATGCCGGCGGCCTTCTCACTATGCCACATGAAGCGGCGGCCACCTCCGCTTTGTCAATCTCACGCTGCTCACCGACCGCCGGCCTCCTGCACATACGCACCGCCCAAAGCAGCACCACCAAACCGCCCCGCCGTCCGAAGCGCGTGCCGTCGCACCGCACGCGCTGCCCAAAGCTACTTCATCAGGTCGCCActcgtcatgtgctcacacatcTCGAAGCCGAGCCACTGTCGCACGCCACCATCCGAAGCCGAGCCATCGCCGCTTGGCTGCACCGGCAGCGCCGACCGATGGCCACGTTGGAAGCACAGGACAGCATCATCCAGCCGATGGACACCGTGTCGCCTCTGGCAACCGTGCCTCCCGGCTAGGTCACCAATCTCGGTGGCCgctagggtttggaaacccTAGCGACCCCTTGTATAGGTGGCGTGTGGGCCAGTTGGGCCAGGCCGGCCTAATAGCGGATGAAAatcggtaaaaaaaaagaaaaaagggaaaaatctaaaaatttacTTTTAGCCCCTAGGTTTTCTGTTGAGCATAGCCcttgtatttttttcatttagaCCCCTGGTTGTTTTGAAAATTAACTAGAGGCTCTAATTTTGCATATTAGACCTTGTGGTTTCTAAAAATT
This region includes:
- the LOC133909236 gene encoding NDR1/HIN1-like protein 10; its protein translation is MAAYEKQQPQQQPQPQLNAAYYGPPIPPQPAYYGPPPAAPRRRGPRCFLFMVVALVVIALGTASLVLWLIFRPDTPKAYADSAALSRFDLGAGSGINGGDLLQYNLTVNIRLRNPNRFGIHYDYAEAHASYDDDRFGFHAVQPFYLDSKSDGRITTTFSGSSVMTDDDVRRTYRRERTDGFFYVKVKVYSDLRFKVRVFNVHDKSKITCVLRLPVPAAGDANSTAMTTLGTRCDVDF